A stretch of the Streptomyces sp. 1331.2 genome encodes the following:
- a CDS encoding ALF repeat-containing protein: MGRLSLGLLPLALVTGLVGTGLPNAVAAEPTGGQVQQPSDRERALQAWLKGGPSVHTLAESALAGSDQDVKRFLDSDLAGAQHADDLLAATQIASLGGPKVREAAGKALDGTAAELQTFLQSGWQLPLDADRRLWITRIADPALGAGRGVQAAADTALRGSSDDLQRFLTEGQFAAKDADDRVKLVQVLSAGGANTQAAARAALNGSIEDVRDFLTVGQYIAQNRDMERASIAQLAQQAKDAGAQAAAETAAAVEAKDKAVANSQLAKDDAARAAAETQAAGSDTAKATAAANNAATAAERAGQAAQTAITAARSANASARAAAYAASNAAAAAAGAQRAAANARTAAAAAAGDAGKAHEARVAADAADAAAKIAADAQATLVEANKAAASSKDAAGAALSARGNADAAAGSADQAGAYADSAGGQSVKAKRAAEATRRQAAEAGRAATASQKLAEEAAGQADAARTLLVSAAAHASAAAQAARDAADHAGQSANAAQESTDHANAASGFAGDAQTAVDKAGAVQDLARRTEAEDLANRSGAAIETARKARADESDKQAETNRPASRSRTPAPRPTASPRPSTSPAPPPRRSPPTAANSPSSPARSPDPGEKQPPKPP, translated from the coding sequence TTGGGCAGGCTTTCCCTGGGCCTGTTGCCGCTCGCGCTGGTGACGGGTCTGGTGGGGACGGGGCTGCCGAACGCCGTCGCTGCCGAGCCGACCGGCGGGCAGGTGCAGCAGCCGAGCGACCGCGAGCGGGCGCTGCAGGCGTGGCTCAAGGGCGGGCCGAGCGTGCACACGCTGGCGGAGTCGGCGCTGGCCGGGTCCGACCAGGACGTGAAGCGGTTCCTGGACAGTGATCTGGCCGGTGCGCAGCATGCGGATGATCTGCTGGCTGCCACCCAGATCGCGAGTCTGGGTGGTCCGAAGGTCCGTGAGGCGGCGGGCAAGGCGCTCGACGGCACCGCCGCCGAACTGCAGACCTTCCTGCAGAGCGGCTGGCAGTTGCCGCTGGATGCCGATCGCCGGCTGTGGATCACGCGGATCGCGGATCCTGCGCTGGGTGCGGGTCGGGGTGTGCAGGCGGCGGCCGATACGGCGTTGCGTGGCAGCAGTGACGACCTTCAGCGGTTCCTGACGGAGGGGCAGTTCGCGGCGAAGGACGCGGACGACCGGGTGAAGCTGGTCCAGGTCCTGAGTGCGGGTGGTGCGAACACGCAGGCCGCGGCGCGGGCGGCGTTGAACGGCTCGATCGAGGACGTCCGGGACTTCCTGACGGTCGGACAGTACATCGCGCAGAACCGCGACATGGAACGCGCGAGCATCGCACAGCTGGCCCAGCAGGCCAAGGACGCGGGCGCGCAGGCCGCCGCCGAGACGGCTGCGGCGGTGGAGGCCAAGGACAAGGCCGTTGCGAACTCGCAGCTGGCGAAGGACGATGCCGCGCGGGCGGCGGCCGAGACGCAGGCCGCGGGCAGTGACACCGCCAAGGCCACCGCGGCCGCCAACAACGCGGCCACGGCGGCGGAGCGGGCCGGGCAGGCCGCGCAGACCGCGATCACCGCGGCGCGTTCGGCCAACGCCTCCGCCCGCGCGGCGGCGTATGCGGCCTCCAACGCGGCGGCTGCCGCGGCGGGTGCGCAGCGGGCTGCTGCCAATGCTCGTACGGCTGCTGCGGCTGCGGCGGGTGATGCGGGCAAGGCGCATGAGGCGCGGGTGGCGGCGGATGCGGCGGATGCGGCGGCGAAGATCGCTGCGGATGCGCAGGCCACGCTGGTGGAGGCGAACAAGGCTGCGGCGAGCAGCAAGGATGCCGCCGGGGCTGCGCTCAGTGCCAGGGGTAATGCGGATGCGGCGGCGGGTTCGGCCGATCAGGCCGGGGCGTATGCCGACAGTGCGGGCGGTCAGTCCGTGAAGGCCAAGCGGGCGGCGGAGGCGACGCGTCGTCAGGCCGCGGAGGCCGGACGTGCCGCCACCGCGTCGCAGAAGCTGGCCGAGGAGGCCGCCGGTCAGGCCGATGCCGCGAGGACGCTGCTGGTCTCTGCGGCCGCACACGCCAGTGCGGCGGCGCAGGCAGCGCGGGACGCGGCGGACCACGCGGGGCAGAGCGCCAACGCCGCGCAGGAGTCCACCGACCACGCCAACGCCGCCTCCGGCTTCGCCGGGGACGCGCAGACCGCCGTCGACAAGGCCGGTGCCGTCCAGGACCTGGCCCGCCGCACCGAGGCGGAGGACCTGGCCAACCGGAGCGGGGCCGCGATCGAGACCGCGCGCAAGGCCCGCGCCGACGAGAGCGACAAGCAGGCCGAGACGAACAGGCCCGCCAGCAGGTCCAGAACGCCCGCGCCGAGGCCGACCGCCTCGCCCAGGCCGTCAACCAGCCCGGCACCACCCCCCAGGAGGTCGCCACCGACGGCCGCAAACTCGCCCTCCTCTCCCGCAAGATCTCCGGATCCTGGGGAGAAGCAGCCGCCGAAGCCGCCCTGA
- a CDS encoding polysaccharide lyase family protein: MRAEPWTGDFTVGRSRDADFPAYQWRDVNDGRRVTFDLTAEQAAQPRTLNIGVTTAFLNARPRIRLNDWTSPVPQPHPEPSTRSLTVGSYRGNNHTYAFTVPASALRPGTNTLTITVVSGSSGSQFLSPGFAYDCVELLT, encoded by the coding sequence GTGCGCGCCGAGCCGTGGACCGGCGACTTCACCGTGGGCCGGTCCAGGGACGCCGACTTCCCCGCCTATCAGTGGCGGGACGTCAACGACGGCAGGAGGGTCACCTTCGACCTGACGGCAGAGCAGGCCGCCCAACCGCGCACCCTCAACATCGGCGTCACCACCGCCTTCCTCAACGCCCGCCCCCGGATCCGGCTCAACGACTGGACCTCACCCGTCCCCCAGCCCCACCCCGAACCGAGCACCCGCTCGCTCACGGTCGGCTCCTACCGCGGCAACAACCACACCTACGCCTTCACCGTCCCCGCCTCCGCCCTTCGGCCCGGCACCAACACGCTCACCATCACCGTCGTCTCCGGCAGCAGCGGCTCGCAGTTCCTCAGCCCCGGTTTCGCCTACGACTGCGTCGAACTGCTCACCTGA
- a CDS encoding polymorphic toxin-type HINT domain-containing protein yields the protein MEAARAEADRLRKQEAADQKAADEQKAKEKDSQVSAIEEEIKKEKEDSETVSAIYHLFSESIHLTLDIIGGAGGVIAPGLADIADLINCAYYAVEGRTADAITSCIGAIPFIGDGAAVAKLAQWAKKFGSWGEKAVTFIKKLVTRIPPSCPSPNSFPAGTPVLMGDGSHKPIETIRVGDTVLATDPLTGQSAGQKVDATIYTPDDRQFTDVTLADGGSLTSTSSHRFWNASERAWADASRLRAGDSLLTPSGQQATISATRQWEGLQAAYNLTVADLHTYYVLAGDTPVLVHNNNCAVTAVALGYQAAGTAKWAEGLGFTHFMKPEFEKTWRGYVKSAIDDPKIDIHVNMKEFEGDFEQMAVTGLGGSAAGAKATQEEMSWIARAVIGERVPWSKFKFYDKDGKLISVPEPKWQEAKWQKAWIFEWA from the coding sequence ATGGAAGCGGCACGCGCGGAAGCGGACCGACTGCGCAAGCAGGAAGCCGCCGATCAGAAGGCCGCCGACGAGCAGAAGGCCAAGGAGAAGGACTCCCAGGTCTCGGCGATCGAGGAGGAGATCAAGAAGGAGAAGGAGGACAGCGAGACCGTCAGCGCCATCTACCACCTGTTCTCCGAGAGCATCCACCTCACCCTCGACATCATCGGGGGCGCGGGCGGGGTCATCGCCCCCGGCCTCGCCGACATCGCCGACCTGATCAACTGCGCCTACTACGCCGTCGAAGGCCGCACCGCCGACGCCATCACCTCCTGCATCGGCGCGATCCCCTTCATCGGTGACGGCGCGGCCGTCGCCAAGCTCGCCCAGTGGGCCAAGAAGTTCGGCTCCTGGGGCGAGAAGGCCGTCACGTTCATCAAGAAGCTGGTCACTCGGATCCCTCCGAGCTGCCCCTCGCCGAACAGCTTCCCGGCCGGCACCCCGGTCCTCATGGGCGACGGCAGCCACAAGCCCATCGAGACCATCAGGGTCGGCGACACCGTCCTGGCCACTGACCCGCTCACGGGGCAGAGCGCGGGCCAAAAGGTCGACGCCACCATCTACACCCCCGACGACCGCCAGTTCACGGACGTGACCCTGGCCGACGGCGGTTCGCTCACCTCCACCAGCAGCCACCGCTTCTGGAACGCCTCCGAGCGGGCCTGGGCCGACGCCTCGCGTCTGCGGGCCGGGGACTCCCTGCTGACCCCCTCCGGGCAGCAGGCGACGATCAGTGCGACCCGGCAGTGGGAGGGCCTGCAGGCCGCCTACAACCTCACCGTCGCCGACCTGCACACGTACTACGTGCTGGCGGGCGACACCCCGGTCCTCGTCCACAACAACAACTGCGCCGTCACAGCGGTCGCCCTCGGCTACCAGGCGGCCGGTACCGCCAAGTGGGCTGAGGGTCTCGGGTTCACCCACTTCATGAAGCCGGAGTTCGAGAAGACCTGGCGGGGATACGTCAAGAGCGCCATCGACGACCCCAAGATCGACATCCACGTCAACATGAAGGAATTCGAGGGCGACTTCGAGCAGATGGCCGTGACCGGCCTCGGGGGCTCGGCAGCGGGGGCCAAGGCCACCCAGGAGGAGATGTCGTGGATCGCCCGGGCCGTGATCGGCGAGAGGGTGCCGTGGAGTAAGTTCAAGTTCTACGACAAGGACGGAAAGTTGATCAGCGTCCCGGAACCGAAGTGGCAGGAAGCCAAATGGCAGAAGGCCTGGATCTTCGAGTGGGCCTGA